The proteins below come from a single Micromonospora citrea genomic window:
- a CDS encoding phosphodiesterase — MPPAATVTDRAAVVVDRATAALTRLRRARLLHPAGRSFAGEVTVWGVPGPPTGVPLLDDPAHFRATVRLSKGVPTPGGWPDVLGLAVRLHRDPDRPFDLLVSSSGAAPVLRNLPLPRRRFSGTYSTIMSFRAGRRRLFLAALADPESPDLGRSLAEVAAAARAAAPRLVLAVASAVGPWRPFGQVGIGDQLGAREDAELAFDPIGNLPPGLRAAGPLAWLREHTYPASQRVRGARVQSGGSMGVTV, encoded by the coding sequence GCCGTCGTGGTCGATCGTGCGACCGCAGCCCTCACCCGGCTCCGCCGGGCCCGCCTGCTGCACCCCGCCGGCCGCTCCTTCGCCGGGGAGGTGACCGTGTGGGGCGTGCCGGGACCGCCGACCGGGGTCCCGCTGCTGGACGACCCGGCGCACTTCCGGGCGACCGTACGCCTGTCGAAGGGGGTGCCGACGCCGGGCGGCTGGCCCGACGTGCTGGGGCTGGCCGTGCGGCTGCACCGGGATCCCGACCGGCCGTTCGACCTGCTGGTCAGTTCCAGCGGGGCCGCGCCGGTGCTGCGGAACCTGCCGCTGCCCCGGCGGCGCTTCTCCGGGACGTACAGCACGATCATGTCCTTCCGGGCCGGGCGGCGGCGGCTGTTCCTGGCCGCGCTGGCCGACCCGGAGTCGCCCGACCTGGGCCGCAGCCTGGCCGAGGTGGCCGCCGCGGCCCGGGCGGCCGCGCCCCGGCTGGTGCTGGCGGTCGCGTCCGCGGTCGGGCCGTGGCGGCCGTTCGGTCAGGTCGGTATCGGCGACCAGCTCGGCGCCCGGGAGGACGCCGAGCTGGCCTTCGACCCGATCGGCAACCTGCCGCCGGGCCTGCGGGCGGCGGGTCCGCTCGCGTGGCTGCGGGAGCACACCTACCCGGCCTCGCAGCGGGTGCGCGGGGCCCGGGTTCAGTCCGGGGGCTCGATGGGGGTCACCGTCTGA
- a CDS encoding S8 family peptidase: MSRLWTKEAAVGLVVAGTVLLGPAQAAWAAPAWELRAMSVPEAWAVSRGDGVTVAVIDSGIRTGHEALKGRATEGPDMLNENDKDAPYYGRHGTAMASHVLDVAPGAKVLGLRTIRDDGDPKLDERQEGFGQPTGGSEPNDPYALAIAKAVDLDADVISLSLGTDDLALFKRSTAQAAAIAYATSRGIPVVASAGNSGDTGNGVSYPANYPGVIAVAASNKAGARADFSTVHSYVDVAAPGQQVAAADIRGGRSRVSGTSSAGALTAGVVALIKSKYPDLAPRQIEQVLIRTASRYDEGHDPFRGYGLVDAEAALKAAGALKPEPATLPATRYEGPAHFGPGDDGTPLNVNQPLEKGMLALGGGVAVPGVLAILGGVLLLLSGRRARRRAGGAGTGGGG, encoded by the coding sequence ATGAGCCGGCTCTGGACGAAGGAGGCGGCCGTGGGCCTCGTCGTGGCGGGCACCGTGCTCCTCGGTCCCGCTCAGGCCGCCTGGGCCGCGCCCGCGTGGGAACTGCGGGCCATGTCGGTGCCGGAGGCATGGGCGGTCTCCCGGGGCGACGGCGTCACCGTCGCGGTGATCGACTCCGGCATCCGCACCGGGCACGAGGCACTCAAGGGCCGGGCGACGGAGGGCCCGGACATGCTGAACGAGAACGACAAGGACGCGCCCTACTACGGGAGGCACGGCACCGCCATGGCGTCGCACGTCCTCGACGTCGCCCCCGGGGCCAAGGTGCTGGGCCTGCGCACGATCCGGGACGACGGCGACCCGAAGCTCGACGAACGCCAGGAGGGCTTCGGCCAACCCACGGGGGGCAGCGAACCGAACGACCCGTACGCGCTGGCCATCGCCAAGGCGGTCGACCTGGACGCCGACGTGATCTCGCTGTCCCTCGGCACCGACGACCTGGCGTTGTTCAAACGCTCGACGGCCCAGGCCGCCGCCATCGCGTACGCCACCTCCCGCGGCATCCCCGTGGTGGCGTCGGCCGGCAACTCCGGCGACACGGGCAACGGCGTCAGCTATCCGGCGAACTACCCGGGCGTGATCGCGGTGGCCGCGTCGAACAAGGCCGGCGCACGTGCCGACTTCTCGACCGTGCACAGCTACGTCGACGTCGCCGCGCCGGGTCAGCAGGTCGCCGCGGCCGACATCCGGGGTGGTCGCTCCAGGGTCAGCGGCACGTCCTCCGCCGGGGCGCTGACCGCCGGGGTGGTCGCCCTGATCAAGTCGAAGTACCCGGACCTCGCGCCGCGCCAGATCGAGCAGGTGCTGATCCGGACCGCGTCCCGCTACGACGAGGGCCACGACCCGTTCCGCGGGTACGGCCTCGTCGACGCCGAGGCCGCGCTGAAGGCGGCCGGGGCGCTCAAGCCCGAGCCGGCGACGCTGCCCGCCACCCGCTACGAGGGCCCCGCCCACTTCGGTCCCGGCGACGACGGCACGCCGCTGAACGTGAACCAACCCCTGGAGAAGGGGATGCTCGCGCTGGGCGGCGGTGTCGCGGTGCCGGGGGTGCTGGCGATCCTGGGCGGCGTACTGCTGCTGCTGAGCGGGCGCCGGGCCCGGCGTCGGGCCGGCGGCGCCGGGACGGGCGGCGGGGGGTAG